A stretch of Leisingera sp. S132 DNA encodes these proteins:
- a CDS encoding serine aminopeptidase domain-containing protein — MLDSHAGHTADIRVEDVRFAAGDAELAGRLYHPAAPARAAVVLNGATGVPQGYYRHFAHWLAAERQMACLTYDYRDFGASAHMHPRRSQATMGEWALADQPAARSEMQRHYAGVPLLVIGHSLGAMLMPLQDGLTDVARMIVVAGGLVHHHDHPWPYRALALAFWFGHVPPLVRALGYLPGRAVGFGADLPAGVYWQWRRWCTTPGSYLPETGITLPQPRWAETGIPVDLFAMADDDVVPPPAVWRLGDVYGDVPQRRIVLDPQDAGVQKIGHLGAFARANAALWPRLVPQF; from the coding sequence ATGCTCGACAGCCATGCAGGACACACCGCGGATATCCGGGTGGAAGACGTGCGCTTTGCCGCCGGTGATGCAGAGCTGGCCGGGCGGCTTTACCACCCGGCGGCCCCGGCCAGGGCAGCGGTGGTGCTGAACGGCGCAACCGGGGTGCCGCAGGGCTACTACCGGCATTTCGCACACTGGCTGGCGGCGGAGCGGCAGATGGCCTGCTTGACCTATGATTACCGGGACTTTGGAGCCTCGGCGCACATGCACCCGCGCCGGTCACAGGCCACCATGGGTGAATGGGCGCTGGCCGATCAGCCAGCCGCCCGCAGTGAAATGCAGCGGCACTATGCGGGCGTGCCGCTGCTGGTTATTGGCCATTCGCTGGGGGCGATGCTGATGCCCCTGCAGGATGGCCTGACGGACGTCGCCCGCATGATCGTGGTCGCGGGCGGCTTGGTGCATCACCACGATCATCCCTGGCCCTACCGCGCGCTGGCGCTGGCCTTCTGGTTCGGCCATGTGCCGCCGCTGGTCCGTGCCCTGGGCTACCTGCCCGGGCGCGCGGTGGGGTTCGGGGCCGACTTGCCGGCAGGTGTCTACTGGCAGTGGCGGCGCTGGTGCACCACGCCGGGCAGCTACCTGCCGGAAACCGGCATCACGCTGCCGCAGCCCCGCTGGGCGGAAACCGGTATCCCGGTGGATCTGTTTGCGATGGCGGATGACGACGTGGTGCCGCCGCCTGCGGTCTGGCGGCTGGGCGATGTCTATGGGGATGTGCCGCAGCGCCGGATTGTGCTGGATCCGCAGGACGCCGGCGTGCAGAAGATCGGCCACCTCGGCGCCTTTGCCCGCGCCAATGCGGCGCTATGGCCGCGGCTGGTGCCGCAGTTCTAG
- a CDS encoding TetR/AcrR family transcriptional regulator encodes MTDVTTPQPGPDSPAPTRERLLRAAAGLFRNKGYSGTGLAELLAAAEAPKGSLYHHFPNGKSDLALAAADWASEQMLALIAAAFTPAPTFREGAKTVCYKLAKLFDKQGKWSGCPVSATLFEGPENEAFHQHAAKLFEGWILETAAHAQRLGLAEAEARAAAENFYILLQGGWQLARVRRDSDVIRGLHLQMHTPAPAAMQAQKNN; translated from the coding sequence ATGACTGACGTGACGACACCCCAGCCCGGCCCGGACAGCCCCGCCCCCACCCGCGAGCGGCTGCTGCGGGCGGCAGCCGGCCTCTTTCGCAACAAGGGCTACAGCGGCACCGGCCTGGCCGAACTGCTGGCCGCGGCAGAGGCTCCCAAGGGCTCGCTCTACCACCATTTCCCGAATGGAAAATCCGACCTCGCGCTGGCTGCGGCAGACTGGGCCTCGGAGCAGATGCTGGCACTGATCGCCGCCGCCTTTACCCCTGCGCCGACCTTTCGAGAGGGCGCCAAGACGGTCTGCTACAAGCTGGCCAAGCTCTTTGACAAACAAGGCAAATGGAGCGGCTGCCCGGTTTCCGCCACCCTGTTCGAAGGACCGGAAAACGAGGCGTTCCACCAGCACGCCGCCAAACTGTTCGAGGGCTGGATACTAGAGACCGCGGCCCATGCGCAGCGCCTGGGCCTGGCTGAGGCAGAGGCCCGTGCCGCGGCCGAGAATTTCTACATCCTGCTGCAAGGCGGCTGGCAGCTGGCCCGGGTGCGGCGCGATTCGGATGTGATCCGGGGGCTGCACCTGCAGATGCACACGCCCGCGCCCGCGGCCATGCAGGCGCAGAAAAACAATTGA
- a CDS encoding protein-tyrosine phosphatase family protein — MPVPVNISIHEVPVAGGRLALCPLPGKGGDYAGDMGRINAWKPGLVISMTTAEEHAAAGSHRLGCDIQSMASRWIHLPVPDFDVPSRQVAAKWPKASASARMALEGGGRVLVHCKGGCGRSGMAVLRLMIESGEDPAQALARLRAVRPCAVETQAQLEWAYAGRPAGLRPQ; from the coding sequence ATGCCTGTGCCCGTGAATATCTCCATCCATGAGGTGCCCGTCGCGGGCGGGAGGCTGGCGCTGTGCCCCTTGCCGGGCAAGGGCGGCGACTATGCGGGCGATATGGGCCGGATCAATGCCTGGAAGCCCGGGCTGGTGATCTCCATGACCACGGCGGAGGAACACGCGGCAGCGGGCAGCCACCGGCTGGGCTGCGACATCCAGAGCATGGCCAGCCGCTGGATCCATCTGCCGGTGCCGGACTTTGACGTGCCATCCCGGCAGGTGGCGGCGAAATGGCCCAAGGCCAGCGCCTCCGCAAGGATGGCGCTGGAGGGCGGCGGCCGGGTGCTGGTCCATTGCAAGGGCGGCTGCGGCCGCTCCGGCATGGCGGTGCTGCGGCTGATGATCGAAAGCGGCGAGGACCCGGCGCAGGCGCTGGCCCGGCTGCGGGCCGTGCGCCCCTGCGCGGTGGAGACGCAGGCGCAGCTGGAATGGGCCTATGCCGGGCGTCCGGCGGGGCTGCGGCCGCAATAG
- a CDS encoding DNA polymerase III subunit gamma/tau — protein MNDTPSGTTPSQYQVLARKYRPETFADLVGQDAMVRTLKNAFAADRIAQAFIMTGIRGTGKTTTARIIAKGMNCVGEDGQGGPTTEPCGKCEHCTAIMEGRHVDVMEMDAASRTGVNDIREIIDSVQYRAASARYKIYIIDEVHMLSTSAFNALLKTLEEPPAHVKFIFATTEIRKVPVTVLSRCQRFDLRRIEPEVMIALLRKIAAAEGAEIAEDALALITRAAEGSARDATSLLDQAISHGAGETTADQVRAMLGLADRGRVLDLMDMILRGDAAAALTELSGQYAEGADPLAVLRDLAEITHWVSVVKITPDAAEDPTVSPDERARGKAMADALAMRVLTRMWQMLLKALEEVAAAPNAMMAAEMAVIRLTHVADLPSPEELIRKLQDTPPPPPPGPGGPGGGMQMQGMGAQALGSGAPQGGPAGGAPGGAPVAHGGGGTVTALAPQVSSALARYPSFEHVVELIRTNRDVKLLVEVETGVRLVSYQPGRVEFTPSAQAPRDLAARLGSALQNWTGARWVVSIAPDGDAATIAEVRDAAENALREKANAHPLVQAVLESFPKAKITRIRTPEELAAEVAAEALPEVEDEWDPFEDG, from the coding sequence ATGAACGACACCCCCAGCGGCACCACCCCCTCCCAGTACCAGGTTCTGGCCCGCAAATACCGGCCCGAGACCTTTGCCGATCTGGTGGGTCAGGACGCCATGGTGCGGACGCTGAAAAACGCCTTTGCCGCCGACCGGATTGCCCAGGCCTTCATCATGACCGGCATCCGCGGCACCGGCAAAACCACCACCGCGCGGATCATCGCCAAGGGCATGAACTGCGTCGGCGAAGACGGCCAGGGCGGCCCCACCACTGAACCATGCGGCAAATGCGAGCATTGCACCGCGATCATGGAAGGCCGCCATGTGGACGTGATGGAGATGGACGCGGCCAGCCGCACCGGTGTGAATGACATCCGCGAGATCATCGACTCGGTGCAGTACCGCGCCGCCTCCGCCCGCTACAAGATCTACATCATCGACGAAGTTCACATGCTGTCGACCAGCGCGTTCAACGCGCTGCTGAAGACGCTGGAGGAGCCGCCCGCGCATGTGAAGTTCATCTTCGCCACCACCGAGATCCGCAAGGTGCCGGTCACCGTGCTGTCGCGCTGCCAGCGGTTTGACCTGCGCCGGATCGAACCGGAGGTGATGATTGCCCTGTTGCGCAAGATCGCCGCCGCTGAAGGTGCTGAGATTGCCGAAGATGCACTGGCGCTCATCACCCGCGCCGCCGAAGGGTCTGCCCGCGATGCGACCTCGCTCTTGGATCAGGCGATTTCCCATGGCGCCGGCGAAACCACCGCCGATCAGGTCCGCGCCATGCTGGGCCTTGCCGACCGCGGCCGGGTGCTGGATCTGATGGACATGATCCTGCGCGGCGATGCGGCGGCGGCGCTGACAGAACTCAGCGGCCAGTATGCCGAGGGCGCCGACCCGCTGGCGGTGCTGCGCGACCTGGCCGAGATCACCCATTGGGTCTCTGTCGTGAAGATCACGCCCGACGCGGCTGAAGACCCCACCGTCAGCCCCGATGAACGCGCCCGCGGCAAGGCGATGGCGGATGCGCTGGCGATGCGCGTCCTGACCCGGATGTGGCAGATGCTTCTGAAAGCGCTGGAGGAAGTGGCCGCTGCGCCTAACGCGATGATGGCCGCGGAGATGGCGGTGATCCGCCTCACCCATGTGGCCGACCTGCCCTCGCCCGAGGAACTGATCCGCAAGCTGCAGGACACGCCCCCGCCGCCGCCCCCCGGTCCAGGCGGCCCCGGCGGCGGCATGCAGATGCAGGGCATGGGCGCCCAGGCGCTTGGCAGCGGTGCACCGCAAGGCGGCCCGGCAGGCGGTGCACCCGGCGGCGCACCTGTGGCCCATGGCGGCGGCGGCACGGTGACGGCACTGGCGCCGCAGGTCAGCTCTGCCCTCGCCCGCTATCCGTCTTTTGAACACGTAGTCGAGCTGATCCGCACCAACCGCGACGTGAAACTTTTGGTCGAGGTGGAAACCGGCGTGCGGCTGGTCTCCTACCAGCCGGGGCGGGTCGAGTTCACCCCCTCCGCCCAGGCGCCGCGCGACCTGGCCGCCCGGCTTGGCTCGGCATTGCAGAACTGGACCGGGGCCCGCTGGGTGGTCTCCATCGCGCCCGACGGCGATGCCGCGACCATTGCCGAGGTCCGCGACGCCGCCGAGAACGCCCTGCGCGAAAAGGCGAATGCGCATCCGCTGGTGCAGGCGGTGCTGGAAAGCTTCCCCAAGGCCAAAATCACCCGCATCCGCACGCCCGAGGAACTGGCCGCCGAAGTTGCCGCCGAGGCCCTGCCCGAGGTGGAGGACGAATGGGATCCCTTCGAGGACGGGTAA
- a CDS encoding YbaB/EbfC family nucleoid-associated protein: MLKGLGGLGDMAKMMKSAQELQTKMAQMQEDLHNVMVTGEAGAGLVKATASAKGDLKALDIDPSIFNGDDKEVVEDLILAAIKDAQAKAAEKAQDEMAKLTESMGLPKDIKLPF, encoded by the coding sequence ATGCTCAAAGGCCTCGGCGGTCTTGGCGACATGGCCAAGATGATGAAATCGGCACAGGAACTGCAGACCAAGATGGCGCAGATGCAGGAAGACCTGCACAACGTCATGGTGACCGGCGAGGCCGGCGCGGGCCTCGTCAAGGCAACCGCCTCTGCCAAGGGCGACCTCAAGGCGCTGGATATCGATCCGTCGATCTTCAACGGCGACGACAAGGAAGTGGTCGAGGACCTGATCCTGGCCGCCATCAAGGACGCCCAGGCCAAGGCGGCGGAAAAGGCGCAGGACGAGATGGCCAAGCTGACCGAAAGCATGGGCCTGCCCAAGGACATCAAGCTGCCGTTCTGA
- a CDS encoding GNAT family N-acetyltransferase, protein MAREAGITPQLRFGRLTEVAPQEIARHMSDPRMAEHMPLLTGAWDEAAARDFVDAKEGCWQRDGLGHWAFLRGEDYLGWGGFQKEGAEWDFGLVLRPDCFGLGPAIARKALEFARQDPRIPYVTFLLPPTRRHLRPLMRLGAVQTGEVQYEGQRFLRFRLETG, encoded by the coding sequence ATGGCGCGGGAAGCAGGAATTACTCCCCAGTTGCGTTTTGGCCGGCTGACCGAGGTTGCGCCGCAGGAAATTGCCCGCCACATGTCAGACCCGCGTATGGCGGAGCATATGCCGTTGCTGACCGGGGCATGGGATGAGGCTGCTGCTAGGGATTTCGTGGACGCCAAGGAGGGCTGCTGGCAGCGCGACGGGCTGGGCCATTGGGCTTTCTTGCGCGGTGAGGATTACCTCGGCTGGGGCGGGTTCCAGAAAGAAGGCGCAGAGTGGGATTTCGGGCTGGTGCTGCGCCCGGACTGCTTTGGCCTTGGCCCCGCCATCGCCCGCAAAGCGCTGGAATTTGCCCGTCAGGATCCGCGTATCCCCTATGTCACCTTCCTGCTGCCGCCGACACGGCGGCATCTGCGGCCGCTGATGCGGCTTGGGGCGGTACAGACCGGGGAGGTGCAATATGAGGGGCAGCGCTTTTTGAGGTTCCGGCTGGAGACGGGCTGA
- the recR gene encoding recombination mediator RecR — protein sequence MIKNSTTNIEDLIALMAKLPGLGPRSARRAVLHLIRKRALLLTPLAEVMSEVAATARECLNCGNVGTSEICPICTDEVRGNGELCVVEDVADLWAMERSGVFKGRYHVLGGTLSALDAVGPEDLRIPRLIDRVATEGIREVILALNATIDGQTTAHYIADQLQGQVKLTSLAQGVPIGGELDYLDDGTISAAMQARKEI from the coding sequence ATGATCAAGAACTCCACCACCAACATCGAAGACCTGATTGCCCTGATGGCCAAGCTGCCGGGGCTGGGGCCGCGCTCGGCCCGGCGTGCGGTGCTGCATCTGATCCGCAAGCGGGCACTGCTGCTGACGCCCCTGGCCGAGGTGATGAGCGAGGTGGCCGCAACCGCCCGCGAATGCCTCAACTGCGGCAACGTGGGCACCAGCGAGATTTGCCCGATCTGCACCGACGAGGTGCGCGGCAACGGCGAGCTGTGCGTGGTCGAGGATGTGGCCGACCTCTGGGCGATGGAGCGCTCGGGCGTGTTCAAGGGCCGCTATCATGTGCTCGGCGGCACGCTCTCAGCGCTGGACGCGGTCGGGCCGGAGGATCTGCGCATCCCGCGGCTGATCGACCGGGTCGCAACCGAAGGCATCCGCGAGGTGATCCTGGCGCTGAACGCCACCATCGACGGCCAGACCACGGCGCATTACATCGCCGATCAGCTGCAGGGACAGGTGAAGCTCACCTCCCTGGCGCAGGGCGTGCCGATCGGCGGTGAGCTGGATTACCTCGACGACGGCACCATTTCCGCCGCGATGCAGGCGCGCAAGGAAATCTGA
- the ltaE gene encoding low-specificity L-threonine aldolase, giving the protein MNQYAGMARAGDNAALCDLRSDTVTRPDAGMLQAMAAAELGDDVYGEDRSVNRLEAVLAERLGKEAGLFVPTGTMSNFAAMLAHCQRGEEVICGRGYHVNAYEAAGASVLGGIALCPLPVRADGALDPAEIRAAVKEDDPHFPVSRLVSLENTHNGLAVPLADMAAAAEAGRAAGLSVHLDGARFFNAIIALGCAETDLAGLTDTVSVCFSKGLGTPAGSVLVGPAELIARARRWRKMLGGGMRQAGVLAAAGLYALEHNAERLAEDHARAADLAGVLRGLGAGDVSQATNMVFFTPADGRNDDLRAHLAAEGVVIGGGSSGAIRMVLHKDVDDGALGRAVQGLRSFYG; this is encoded by the coding sequence ATGAACCAATACGCCGGCATGGCGCGGGCAGGGGACAATGCGGCCCTGTGCGATCTGCGCAGCGATACGGTGACACGGCCCGATGCGGGGATGCTGCAGGCAATGGCCGCGGCGGAACTGGGCGATGACGTTTATGGTGAAGACCGCTCGGTGAACCGCCTGGAGGCCGTTCTGGCCGAGCGGCTGGGCAAGGAAGCGGGTCTTTTTGTTCCCACCGGCACGATGAGCAATTTTGCCGCCATGCTGGCCCATTGCCAGCGCGGCGAGGAAGTGATCTGCGGCAGGGGCTACCATGTGAACGCCTACGAGGCGGCTGGCGCCTCGGTTCTGGGCGGCATTGCGCTGTGCCCTCTGCCGGTGCGCGCGGACGGGGCGCTGGACCCGGCGGAAATCAGGGCTGCGGTAAAGGAAGATGATCCGCATTTTCCCGTCAGCCGCCTGGTGTCGCTGGAGAACACCCACAACGGGCTGGCGGTGCCGCTGGCGGACATGGCCGCAGCGGCGGAGGCCGGCCGGGCCGCCGGGCTGTCGGTGCATCTGGACGGGGCGCGGTTCTTCAATGCGATCATTGCGCTGGGGTGCGCAGAGACCGATCTGGCCGGGCTGACTGACACGGTGTCGGTCTGTTTCTCCAAGGGACTGGGCACGCCGGCGGGGTCGGTTCTGGTTGGACCTGCAGAATTGATCGCCAGGGCGCGGCGCTGGCGCAAGATGCTGGGCGGCGGCATGCGGCAGGCGGGTGTGCTGGCGGCGGCAGGGCTCTATGCGCTGGAGCACAACGCGGAGCGGCTGGCGGAAGACCACGCGCGGGCAGCGGACCTGGCGGGAGTTCTGCGGGGGCTGGGAGCGGGTGACGTGTCTCAGGCCACCAACATGGTGTTCTTCACGCCCGCTGACGGGCGCAATGATGATCTGCGGGCGCATCTGGCAGCCGAGGGCGTGGTGATCGGCGGCGGCAGCTCTGGTGCGATCCGCATGGTGCTGCACAAGGATGTCGATGACGGCGCGCTGGGACGCGCGGTGCAGGGGCTGCGGTCTTTCTACGGCTAG
- a CDS encoding LysR substrate-binding domain-containing protein codes for MRRKIPPISALLCFEAAARSGSFAQGARAMNLSQSAFSRQIQGLEAQTGQTLFRRERQRVHLTGAGQMLLQELAPQLEALEATFYRLRTRDNPYGALNIGTYPTLGSRWLMPHLARLAQAQPRLTVNTITYLDNAQVDASLVDLAIVQGDPPWPGFRADLLMPETLAAVAAPGLLEAPLQDAARLLDHPALQHTTRPLSWQIWFEDLGEALPARPTGPLFGQFEMLIDAVKYGHGVAILPELLVRRELAEGSLILAHPHRCTPASAYYLLTPQAKTGTSRIERVRAWLLEQAPGT; via the coding sequence ATGCGCCGCAAGATCCCGCCCATCTCCGCCCTCTTGTGTTTCGAGGCCGCCGCCCGTTCCGGCAGCTTTGCCCAGGGCGCCCGCGCCATGAACCTGTCGCAAAGCGCCTTCAGCCGCCAGATCCAGGGGCTGGAGGCACAGACCGGCCAGACCCTGTTCCGGCGCGAACGCCAGCGGGTGCATCTGACCGGCGCGGGCCAGATGCTGCTGCAGGAGCTGGCACCGCAGCTGGAGGCGCTGGAAGCCACGTTCTACCGGCTGCGCACCCGCGACAATCCTTATGGCGCGCTCAACATCGGCACCTATCCGACGCTGGGCAGCCGCTGGCTGATGCCGCATCTTGCCCGGCTGGCGCAGGCGCAGCCGCGGCTGACGGTCAACACCATCACCTATCTGGACAATGCCCAGGTGGATGCCAGCCTGGTGGATCTGGCCATCGTGCAGGGCGATCCGCCCTGGCCCGGCTTCCGTGCCGATCTCCTGATGCCGGAAACCCTGGCGGCGGTGGCGGCGCCCGGCCTGCTGGAAGCCCCGCTGCAGGACGCTGCCCGCCTGCTGGACCACCCGGCGCTGCAGCACACCACCCGCCCGCTCAGCTGGCAAATCTGGTTCGAGGATCTGGGCGAGGCGCTGCCCGCCCGCCCCACCGGCCCCCTGTTCGGCCAGTTCGAGATGCTGATCGACGCCGTGAAATACGGCCACGGGGTGGCGATCCTGCCGGAGCTTCTGGTCCGCCGCGAACTGGCGGAAGGCAGCCTGATCCTGGCCCACCCGCACCGCTGCACCCCTGCCAGCGCCTATTACCTGCTGACGCCGCAGGCAAAGACGGGCACCAGCCGGATCGAACGGGTCCGGGCCTGGCTGCTGGAGCAGGCGCCCGGCACCTAG
- a CDS encoding response regulator, whose protein sequence is MDASGGAALGAGSRLDMEELAGASGAGFCQAFADQIARGFGADLVTVSALRIRQGEHLKVVASWFDGMQLGDFEYDARGAPCRDVVLRAAPQVFPDRVQQLYPEDAMFIEENINGYAGVPLLDGAGAVAGLVQAAWRQPPGAALTAAAAAAMQQFAPRLGAELAGMQEAAALAALARGAGAGSLSPQAALRQLAAEMQRAFRVRRAFIAECAADSPGAFRVLACCDGGQAAAGGGEGLVPYEGAPCDFLREGEPFLVPKGLQGMFPAQEMFRAQGLVSYFGMPLRDANGQLIGHFALLHDGEIAAGIQNSGLIGLCAERGEQELCRRRAERRRRQAEQALLLRRKAESLGLLAGTIAHEFNNLLAGMQGRSELALAHLAAAHPAAADVRAVKEGLQDSARLMRQLLSYARGGGAPQPEACDLNRIVRETLALVPAECKLGKAVVLDLAAGELTARMDPAQAGQLLMQAVLNAVEAIGPGAGTVTVSTRRSSLGTAERRRLLAGRRMPAGPCVLLEVRDTGGGMGRDTVARIFDPFFTTKPGGRGLGLAAAMGIISSHRGGLEVDSREGGGSTFRFYFPVCGTAAVQTAAPGIAAPAPRKGQARRILVVDDEDTVRRAVAGLLQLRGCEVASADGHDAALALLQAQGPFDGAVIDMSMPGRGGWETLSRLRQAQPGLNAVMMSGFAFSAAQAGYPELHGVQVLDKPFTKEKLYKALFR, encoded by the coding sequence ATGGACGCATCCGGGGGGGCGGCGCTGGGGGCCGGCAGCCGCTTGGATATGGAAGAGCTGGCGGGCGCGAGCGGCGCCGGGTTCTGCCAGGCATTTGCTGATCAGATTGCGCGGGGTTTCGGCGCGGATCTGGTCACAGTCAGCGCATTACGGATCCGGCAGGGCGAGCACTTGAAGGTGGTGGCCAGCTGGTTTGACGGGATGCAGCTGGGGGATTTCGAATATGACGCACGCGGCGCGCCGTGCCGGGACGTGGTGCTGCGCGCCGCGCCGCAGGTGTTCCCGGACCGGGTGCAGCAGCTGTACCCCGAAGACGCGATGTTCATCGAGGAAAACATCAACGGCTACGCCGGGGTGCCGCTGTTGGATGGCGCGGGCGCAGTCGCTGGCCTGGTGCAGGCCGCCTGGCGGCAGCCGCCAGGGGCGGCGCTGACGGCAGCGGCGGCAGCCGCCATGCAGCAGTTTGCCCCGCGGCTGGGGGCGGAACTGGCCGGGATGCAGGAGGCCGCAGCCCTGGCGGCGCTGGCGCGCGGGGCGGGGGCAGGCAGCCTGTCGCCCCAGGCGGCCCTGCGGCAGCTGGCGGCAGAGATGCAGCGCGCCTTCCGGGTGCGCCGGGCGTTCATTGCCGAATGCGCGGCTGACAGTCCTGGCGCCTTCCGGGTTCTGGCCTGCTGCGATGGCGGGCAGGCCGCCGCGGGCGGCGGAGAGGGGCTGGTGCCGTATGAAGGCGCCCCTTGCGACTTTCTGCGGGAGGGGGAGCCTTTTCTGGTGCCGAAAGGGCTGCAAGGGATGTTCCCGGCCCAGGAGATGTTCCGGGCGCAGGGACTGGTCTCCTATTTCGGAATGCCGCTGCGGGATGCAAACGGGCAGCTGATCGGCCATTTTGCACTTCTGCACGATGGCGAAATAGCCGCCGGCATTCAGAACAGCGGCTTGATCGGCCTGTGTGCAGAGCGGGGCGAGCAGGAGCTGTGCCGCCGCAGGGCGGAGCGGCGGCGGCGGCAGGCGGAACAGGCGCTGCTGCTGCGCCGCAAGGCCGAAAGCCTGGGGCTGCTGGCGGGCACCATTGCGCATGAGTTCAACAATCTGCTGGCCGGGATGCAGGGCCGCAGCGAGCTGGCACTGGCGCATCTGGCGGCGGCGCATCCGGCAGCGGCAGATGTGCGGGCGGTGAAGGAGGGCCTTCAGGATTCGGCCCGGCTGATGCGGCAGCTGCTGAGCTATGCAAGGGGCGGCGGCGCCCCGCAGCCGGAGGCCTGCGACCTGAACCGGATCGTCCGCGAGACGCTGGCGCTGGTGCCGGCAGAGTGCAAGCTGGGCAAGGCGGTGGTGCTGGACCTGGCGGCGGGGGAGCTGACCGCCCGGATGGATCCGGCCCAGGCCGGACAGCTGCTGATGCAGGCGGTGCTGAATGCGGTGGAGGCGATCGGGCCGGGGGCTGGCACGGTGACGGTGTCCACCCGGCGCAGCAGCCTGGGCACGGCGGAGCGGCGGCGGCTGCTGGCCGGGCGCAGGATGCCTGCGGGCCCCTGTGTTTTGCTGGAGGTGCGCGACACCGGCGGCGGCATGGGGCGCGACACGGTGGCGCGGATCTTCGATCCGTTCTTCACCACCAAACCCGGCGGCCGCGGCCTGGGGCTGGCGGCGGCGATGGGTATCATCAGCAGTCACCGGGGCGGGCTGGAAGTGGACAGCCGGGAGGGCGGCGGCAGCACCTTCCGCTTCTATTTCCCGGTTTGCGGGACGGCGGCAGTGCAGACCGCCGCACCCGGCATTGCGGCGCCGGCGCCGCGCAAAGGGCAGGCACGCCGTATCCTGGTGGTGGATGACGAGGACACCGTGCGCCGGGCTGTCGCAGGCCTGCTGCAGCTGCGCGGCTGCGAGGTCGCCAGCGCCGATGGCCATGATGCGGCGCTGGCGCTGCTGCAGGCCCAGGGGCCGTTTGACGGTGCGGTGATCGACATGAGCATGCCGGGGCGTGGCGGCTGGGAAACGCTGTCCCGGCTGCGTCAGGCCCAGCCCGGGCTGAACGCGGTGATGATGAGCGGCTTTGCCTTCAGCGCCGCGCAAGCGGGCTACCCGGAACTGCACGGGGTTCAGGTGCTGGACAAGCCGTTCACCAAGGAAAAGCTCTACAAGGCGCTGTTCCGGTAG
- a CDS encoding DUF1013 domain-containing protein, translating into MAKPLMAKATAVWLVDNTTISFKQIADFVGMHELEIQGIADGEVAVGVKGFDPVANNQLTQDEIDKAQGNPLHKLKLKFNPAAAGEEKRRGPRYTPLSKRQDRPNSILWLVKFHPELSDGQIAKLVGTTKPTIQSIRERTHWNIANMQPIDPVALGLCKQSELDAAVQKAAAKKAAEGGVMSDDERRKLVSTEQSLEMDAEPKIPSAIEGLETFTLGGGLNDDEDRKQEDVLDADSFFNLPAGGDDEDDDEDSRF; encoded by the coding sequence ATGGCAAAACCGTTGATGGCCAAGGCAACCGCCGTGTGGCTGGTGGACAATACCACGATCAGCTTCAAGCAAATCGCGGATTTCGTGGGCATGCACGAGCTGGAAATCCAGGGCATCGCCGACGGCGAAGTGGCGGTGGGCGTAAAAGGGTTTGACCCGGTTGCCAACAACCAGCTGACCCAGGATGAGATTGACAAGGCGCAAGGCAACCCGCTGCACAAGCTGAAGCTCAAGTTCAACCCGGCCGCGGCCGGCGAGGAAAAGCGCCGCGGCCCGCGCTATACTCCGCTGTCCAAGCGCCAGGACCGTCCGAACTCGATCCTGTGGCTGGTCAAGTTCCATCCGGAACTCAGCGACGGCCAGATTGCCAAGCTGGTGGGCACCACCAAGCCGACCATCCAGTCGATCCGCGAGCGCACCCACTGGAACATTGCCAACATGCAGCCGATCGACCCGGTGGCTCTGGGCCTGTGCAAACAGTCCGAGCTGGACGCAGCCGTCCAGAAGGCCGCGGCCAAGAAGGCAGCCGAAGGCGGCGTGATGAGTGACGACGAGCGCCGCAAGCTGGTGTCGACCGAGCAGTCGCTGGAGATGGACGCCGAGCCGAAGATCCCGTCCGCCATCGAGGGTTTGGAGACCTTCACCCTGGGCGGCGGCCTGAATGACGACGAGGACAGGAAGCAAGAGGACGTCCTGGACGCCGACAGCTTCTTCAACCTGCCTGCGGGCGGTGATGACGAGGACGACGACGAGGACAGCCGGTTCTGA